A window of the Microbacterium sp. LWH13-1.2 genome harbors these coding sequences:
- a CDS encoding WHG domain-containing protein: MPTPERTSLAAIVDAGRDILETAGPTGLTMQAVAERVGVRAPSLYKRIRDRDALLTAVAEASADALTSRLETAGDELPLLAAAYRSFAHEHPEAFRLLFTASAPDDALHRTSAPVLRSCADLVGPERALDAARLFTAWATGFLQMELAGMFRLGGDVDEAFDYAMDRIIAGLTAA, translated from the coding sequence ATGCCGACCCCCGAACGAACCTCGCTGGCGGCGATCGTCGACGCCGGCCGCGACATCCTCGAGACCGCCGGCCCCACCGGACTCACCATGCAGGCCGTCGCCGAGCGCGTCGGAGTGCGGGCACCTTCTCTCTACAAACGGATCCGCGATCGCGACGCCCTGCTGACGGCGGTCGCCGAGGCCTCAGCTGATGCGCTGACGAGCCGACTCGAGACCGCGGGCGACGAGCTCCCCCTCCTCGCCGCCGCCTACCGCTCCTTCGCGCACGAGCACCCCGAGGCGTTCCGTCTGCTGTTCACGGCGTCCGCCCCCGATGACGCCCTCCACCGGACCTCCGCTCCGGTGCTGCGCTCCTGCGCCGACCTCGTGGGGCCGGAGCGTGCGCTCGACGCCGCTCGCCTGTTCACCGCCTGGGCGACAGGGTTCCTGCAGATGGAGCTCGCCGGCATGTTCCGTCTCGGCGGCGACGTCGACGAGGCGTTCGACTATGCGATGGATCGCATCATCGCCGGGCTCACGGCCGCCTGA
- a CDS encoding alpha/beta hydrolase encodes MTTSAHEDESDRPQRARRPWHRAKVAVGLVLLVTAVVAIIGSLTPWPSAMLIRSVFTKGGDETAAEMEKHVPDTALTEQLDVAYADGGVDTTMDVFTPASATGPLPTVVWIHGGAWISGSKENVDPYMRILASEGYTTIAVNYTIGPEGKYPLAVHQLNDALAYIDEHAEELNVDPSQIVLAGDSAGGQLASQMATLMTSPDYAEILGITPALTKDQVVATVLNCGVYDLAALAALDGVVGWGLKTSMWAYAGTKTWAEDSTGSTMSTIDWVTEDFPTTYISGGNGDGLTWLQSIPLAKRLDDLGVDVTTLFWPAPHTPALPHEYQFHLDMPDAQTALQKTIDFLNAHTTR; translated from the coding sequence ATGACCACGAGCGCACACGAAGACGAGTCCGACCGCCCGCAGAGGGCGCGACGCCCGTGGCACCGCGCAAAGGTAGCGGTGGGGCTGGTCCTCCTCGTCACCGCGGTGGTCGCGATCATCGGGTCGCTCACCCCGTGGCCCTCCGCGATGCTCATCCGCTCGGTGTTCACGAAGGGCGGCGACGAGACCGCCGCCGAGATGGAGAAGCACGTCCCCGACACGGCGCTCACCGAGCAGCTCGACGTCGCCTATGCCGACGGCGGCGTCGACACCACGATGGACGTCTTCACACCGGCATCCGCCACCGGGCCGCTGCCGACGGTCGTCTGGATCCACGGCGGCGCGTGGATCTCGGGGTCGAAGGAGAACGTCGATCCGTACATGCGCATCCTCGCGTCCGAGGGATACACGACCATCGCGGTCAACTACACGATCGGCCCGGAGGGCAAGTATCCGCTCGCGGTGCACCAGCTCAACGACGCGCTCGCCTACATCGACGAGCATGCCGAGGAGTTGAACGTCGACCCGAGCCAGATCGTTCTCGCCGGAGACTCGGCCGGTGGCCAGCTCGCCAGCCAGATGGCGACGCTCATGACGAGCCCCGACTACGCCGAGATCCTCGGCATCACCCCCGCGCTGACGAAGGACCAGGTGGTGGCGACCGTGCTCAACTGCGGCGTCTACGACCTCGCCGCCCTCGCAGCTCTCGACGGCGTGGTCGGCTGGGGACTCAAGACGTCGATGTGGGCGTATGCGGGAACCAAGACCTGGGCGGAGGACTCGACGGGCTCCACGATGTCGACGATCGACTGGGTCACGGAGGACTTCCCGACGACCTACATCTCGGGCGGTAACGGCGACGGACTCACCTGGCTGCAGTCGATTCCCCTGGCTAAGCGCCTCGACGACCTCGGGGTGGACGTCACGACGCTGTTCTGGCCCGCCCCGCACACGCCCGCGCTGCCGCACGAGTATCAGTTCCACCTCGACATGCCCGACGCGCAGACAGCCCTGCAGAAGACGATCGACTTCCTGAACGCGCACACCACGCGCTGA
- a CDS encoding aminotransferase class V-fold PLP-dependent enzyme has product MGAERMHAASAESTAIVDAVLDYSRRRMLAADVPLDKPQTPAELNRLVGTTITDAGLGSQRALSVFEHILAPACLTTSHPSYLSFIPTAPTIASIAFDLVVSASGLYGGSWLEGAGAVHAENEVLSFLASEFGLPDTAGGVFVQGGTIGNLSALVAAREAAKAKLVEAGRELPRRWKILCSVEAHSSNKSAAKVMDADVLLVPAGDDGVLRADAVREALSEHGDEICAVVATGGSTNFGIVDDIAGIAALKDEFDFWLHIDGAYGLTAMLAPEARGIFAGVERADSVIVDPHKWLFAPFDCCALIYRDPDAGRRAHTQHAEYLDTLTDAGDFSPSDYSIQLTRRPRGLPLWFSLATYGVTAYREAVSATLTLTKKIAAEIADRPELRLVRDPQLSVVVFEREGWEREDYDRWSDELLDSQRAFVVPSSHRGRPNTRFAILNPLTTFDDLVGILDTMK; this is encoded by the coding sequence ATGGGAGCAGAACGCATGCACGCGGCCTCGGCCGAATCGACGGCGATCGTCGACGCCGTGCTCGACTACTCGCGACGACGGATGCTCGCGGCCGACGTGCCGCTCGACAAGCCGCAGACTCCGGCCGAGCTCAACAGGCTGGTGGGAACGACGATCACGGATGCAGGGCTCGGCTCGCAGCGCGCCCTGAGCGTGTTCGAGCACATCCTCGCCCCTGCGTGTCTGACGACGAGTCACCCGTCGTATCTCTCGTTCATCCCCACCGCGCCGACGATCGCATCGATCGCGTTCGACCTCGTGGTCTCGGCGTCCGGGCTCTACGGCGGAAGCTGGCTCGAAGGCGCCGGCGCCGTCCACGCCGAGAACGAGGTGCTCTCGTTCCTCGCCTCCGAGTTCGGCCTCCCCGACACGGCAGGGGGAGTGTTCGTGCAGGGCGGCACGATCGGCAACCTGTCGGCGCTGGTCGCCGCTCGCGAGGCGGCGAAGGCGAAACTCGTCGAGGCGGGCAGAGAACTGCCTCGCCGGTGGAAGATCCTGTGCAGCGTCGAGGCGCACTCCTCGAACAAGTCGGCGGCGAAGGTCATGGACGCCGATGTGCTGCTCGTGCCCGCGGGCGACGACGGCGTGCTGAGGGCCGATGCCGTACGCGAGGCGCTGAGCGAGCACGGCGATGAGATCTGCGCTGTCGTGGCGACGGGCGGCTCCACGAACTTCGGAATCGTCGATGACATCGCCGGCATCGCCGCACTCAAAGACGAGTTCGACTTCTGGCTGCACATCGACGGCGCATACGGTCTCACCGCGATGCTCGCTCCCGAGGCTCGCGGCATCTTCGCGGGAGTGGAGCGCGCCGACTCGGTCATCGTCGATCCGCACAAGTGGCTCTTCGCGCCGTTCGACTGCTGCGCGCTGATCTACCGCGACCCCGATGCGGGCCGTCGTGCGCACACACAACATGCCGAGTACCTCGACACCCTCACCGACGCGGGCGACTTCAGCCCGTCGGACTACTCGATCCAGCTGACGCGTCGCCCCCGCGGGCTGCCGCTCTGGTTCTCCCTCGCGACCTACGGCGTGACCGCCTATCGCGAGGCCGTGAGCGCGACGCTCACTCTCACGAAGAAGATCGCCGCCGAGATCGCCGACCGCCCCGAGCTGCGACTCGTGCGCGACCCGCAGCTCTCGGTGGTGGTCTTCGAGCGTGAGGGGTGGGAGCGCGAGGACTACGACCGGTGGTCCGACGAGCTGCTCGACTCGCAGCGGGCGTTCGTCGTGCCGAGCTCGCATCGCGGTCGCCCCAACACGCGGTTCGCGATCCTCAACCCGCTGACGACCTTCGACGACCTCGTCGGCATCCTCGACACCATGAAGTAG
- a CDS encoding TetR/AcrR family transcriptional regulator, translating into MKTTSRAAAPRRLPPEERERSILDGAVALASESGLEALTVRAVAARVGVTPALVAHYRPVMESFVAEVFTAIVSAERDEVIAAYDHAVDLRTNLLRLIETLLDDSRDDVAMVWVQSWALGARNEALGARVRAEMDLWHSALEDLIARAIAEDPVLSVDAGSSAWMLLAMVDGMSAHSLVHWAPRDRADLARRTLSAVLDVPVEAPAIPHSLETTPLAATPLAENHD; encoded by the coding sequence ATGAAGACGACGTCAAGAGCTGCCGCACCTCGCCGGCTGCCGCCCGAGGAGCGTGAGCGCTCGATCCTCGACGGTGCCGTCGCGCTGGCCTCCGAGAGCGGACTCGAGGCCTTGACGGTGCGTGCCGTCGCCGCGCGAGTAGGTGTGACGCCCGCCCTCGTCGCGCACTACCGGCCCGTGATGGAGTCGTTCGTCGCCGAGGTGTTCACCGCGATCGTGTCGGCCGAGCGTGACGAGGTCATCGCCGCATACGACCACGCCGTCGACCTGCGCACGAACCTGCTGCGACTCATCGAGACGCTGCTCGACGACTCACGCGACGACGTCGCCATGGTCTGGGTGCAGTCCTGGGCGCTCGGAGCGCGCAACGAGGCTCTCGGCGCGCGGGTGCGGGCCGAGATGGACCTCTGGCACAGCGCTCTCGAAGACCTCATCGCCCGCGCCATCGCCGAGGACCCGGTGCTGAGCGTGGACGCCGGCTCGTCGGCATGGATGCTGCTGGCCATGGTCGACGGCATGAGCGCGCACTCGCTGGTGCACTGGGCGCCACGCGACCGGGCCGACCTCGCCCGCCGCACCCTCTCGGCGGTGCTCGACGTGCCGGTCGAGGCGCCGGCGATCCCCCATTCGCTCGAGACGACACCGCTCGCAGCGACACCACTCGCAGAGAACCACGATTAA
- a CDS encoding agmatine deiminase family protein — translation MAWHMPAETAPHDRTWMAFPAEGPTLGETASEREEGYATWTAVAHAVAEFEPVTMIVDPAELSRARRMLGGGIDIVEAPVDEFWMRDSGPTFVVDDHRPGVLGAVDWIFNGWGAPAWAQWQKAAQHARIIAGAVGAELVSSTLVNEGGGIHVDGEGTVLLTDTVQLDPRRNPFADRQRVEAEMARTIGATKAVWLPRGLTRDYDDFGTNGHVDIVATLVSPGRLLLHDQQNSDHPDHAVTRELRAHLGQQTDAAGRRFEIIDLPAPATLRDDEGFVDWSYVNHLVTNDGVVACGFGDEQADATAREILSDAYPGRRVVTVDARPLFDRGGGIHCITQQQPSVAVHS, via the coding sequence ATGGCCTGGCACATGCCCGCCGAGACCGCACCGCACGACCGCACCTGGATGGCGTTCCCCGCCGAGGGGCCGACCCTGGGTGAGACCGCCTCCGAGCGCGAAGAGGGCTATGCCACCTGGACGGCCGTCGCCCACGCGGTGGCGGAGTTCGAGCCGGTCACGATGATCGTCGACCCCGCCGAGCTCTCCCGCGCGCGGCGGATGCTGGGCGGTGGCATCGACATCGTCGAGGCGCCCGTCGATGAATTCTGGATGCGCGACTCCGGCCCCACTTTCGTGGTCGACGACCACCGCCCCGGCGTTCTCGGCGCCGTCGACTGGATCTTCAACGGCTGGGGCGCCCCCGCATGGGCACAGTGGCAGAAGGCGGCGCAGCATGCGCGCATCATCGCCGGTGCGGTCGGCGCAGAGCTCGTGAGCTCGACGCTCGTCAACGAGGGCGGCGGCATCCATGTCGACGGCGAGGGCACCGTGCTGCTCACCGACACCGTGCAGCTCGATCCACGGCGCAATCCGTTCGCCGACAGGCAGCGCGTCGAGGCCGAGATGGCCCGCACGATCGGCGCGACGAAGGCCGTCTGGCTGCCCCGAGGACTCACGCGCGACTACGACGACTTCGGCACGAACGGGCACGTCGACATCGTGGCCACCCTCGTCTCGCCCGGCCGACTTCTGCTGCACGATCAGCAGAACTCCGACCATCCCGACCACGCCGTGACGCGCGAGCTGCGCGCGCACCTCGGGCAGCAGACGGATGCCGCCGGCCGCCGTTTCGAGATCATCGACCTGCCGGCCCCGGCCACCCTGCGTGACGACGAGGGCTTCGTCGACTGGAGCTACGTCAACCACCTGGTCACGAACGACGGCGTCGTCGCCTGCGGCTTCGGCGATGAGCAGGCCGACGCCACGGCGAGAGAGATCCTCTCCGATGCGTATCCGGGTCGCCGTGTCGTCACGGTCGACGCCCGCCCGCTGTTCGACCGCGGCGGCGGCATCCACTGCATCACCCAGCAGCAGCCGAGCGTGGCGGTGCACTCATGA
- a CDS encoding amidase, producing the protein MIDVVEASIADLRRALETGAATAVELVDAYLARIAAYDGPDTETALNAVVVANPDARAEAEASDDRRARGEALGPLDGVPYTAKDSYLVRGLTAAAGSPAFADLIAQRDAFTIERLRAGGAICLGLTNMPPMANGGMQRGVYGRAESPYSAQFLTAPFASGSSNGSGTATAASFAAFGLGEETWSSGRGPATNNALCAYTPSRGVISTRGNWPLVPTMDVVVPHARTMADLLEVLDVIVADDAEVRGDFWRAQPWVTLPVSSEVRPASYAALADDAGTALRGARIGIPRMYINADPDAGTADDPGIGGPTGQRIETRASVIARWQAARRDLEAAGATVVEVDFPVVSNYEGDRPGAPTIATRGLVSPEYLKREIVDLSAWGWEDFLQANGDPRRHTLADVDGASIFPHPEGALPDRYTGFDDDIAEYPGWVRDNPGVGFEDMPELPDGLRGLEETRRIDLEEWMDEHGLDAVVFPAVADVGPADMDVNEASADLGWRNGTWIANGNLTVRHLGIPTVTVPMGLMADIGMPIGLTFAGRAYDDSALLRLAAAFEAIGAPGERRTAPLRTPRL; encoded by the coding sequence ATGATCGACGTCGTCGAAGCCTCCATCGCCGACCTGCGGCGAGCGCTCGAGACGGGGGCGGCCACCGCCGTCGAACTCGTCGACGCATACCTCGCCCGCATCGCGGCCTACGACGGCCCCGACACCGAGACGGCGTTGAACGCGGTCGTCGTCGCAAACCCCGATGCGCGCGCCGAGGCCGAGGCCTCGGATGACCGCCGTGCACGCGGCGAGGCACTCGGCCCGCTCGACGGCGTCCCGTACACGGCGAAGGACAGCTACCTGGTGCGCGGGCTCACGGCCGCCGCCGGCAGCCCCGCATTCGCCGACCTCATCGCGCAGCGCGACGCGTTCACGATCGAGCGCCTGCGTGCGGGCGGCGCGATCTGCCTCGGGCTGACGAACATGCCCCCGATGGCCAACGGCGGCATGCAGCGCGGTGTCTACGGCCGCGCCGAGAGTCCGTACAGCGCCCAGTTCCTCACCGCGCCCTTCGCGTCCGGATCGTCGAACGGCTCGGGCACTGCCACCGCGGCGAGCTTCGCGGCATTCGGCCTGGGCGAAGAGACGTGGTCGAGCGGTCGTGGTCCTGCGACCAATAACGCCCTCTGCGCCTACACACCCTCGCGCGGCGTGATCTCGACCCGCGGCAACTGGCCGCTCGTGCCGACCATGGACGTCGTCGTGCCGCACGCCCGCACGATGGCCGACCTGCTCGAGGTGCTCGACGTGATCGTCGCCGACGACGCCGAGGTGCGCGGCGACTTCTGGCGCGCGCAGCCGTGGGTGACGCTGCCGGTGTCGTCCGAGGTGCGCCCCGCGTCCTACGCCGCCCTGGCCGACGACGCGGGAACAGCTCTCCGAGGAGCGCGCATCGGCATCCCCCGCATGTACATCAACGCCGATCCGGATGCCGGCACGGCTGACGATCCCGGAATCGGCGGGCCGACCGGGCAGCGCATCGAGACCCGCGCCTCGGTGATCGCTCGGTGGCAAGCTGCGCGCCGCGACCTCGAGGCCGCCGGTGCGACGGTGGTCGAGGTCGACTTCCCCGTGGTCTCGAACTACGAGGGCGACCGACCCGGTGCACCCACCATCGCGACGCGCGGACTCGTGTCTCCCGAGTACCTGAAGCGCGAGATCGTCGATCTGTCGGCGTGGGGCTGGGAGGACTTCCTGCAGGCGAACGGCGACCCGCGGCGGCACACGCTCGCCGACGTCGACGGAGCGTCGATCTTCCCGCATCCCGAAGGAGCACTCCCCGACCGCTACACGGGCTTCGACGACGACATCGCCGAGTATCCGGGCTGGGTGCGCGACAACCCGGGAGTCGGATTCGAGGACATGCCCGAGCTCCCCGACGGACTGCGCGGACTCGAAGAGACCCGTCGCATCGACCTCGAGGAATGGATGGACGAGCATGGACTCGATGCCGTCGTCTTCCCTGCCGTCGCTGACGTCGGGCCCGCCGACATGGACGTGAACGAGGCGTCCGCCGATCTCGGCTGGCGCAACGGCACCTGGATCGCCAACGGCAACCTGACCGTGCGTCACCTCGGCATCCCGACCGTCACGGTGCCGATGGGCCTCATGGCCGACATCGGCATGCCGATAGGCCTGACGTTCGCCGGCCGCGCCTACGACGACTCCGCGCTGCTGCGCCTCGCCGCGGCATTCGAGGCGATCGGTGCGCCCGGCGAGCGTCGCACCGCGCCGCTGCGTACCCCGAGGCTGTGA
- a CDS encoding tryptophan 2,3-dioxygenase family protein: MSTENNERELEAGIVTDLSGRMTYGSYLSLDQLLTAQNPVSVPEHHDELLFIIQHQTTELWLKQLLHELSSARELLASDDLREALKRVARVKRIQDVMTQQWSILATLTPTEYAQFRGALGNSSGFQSVQYRAVEFALGNKNEKMLSVFSDHPANLALLTAEWHKPTLYDEFLRYASRRGLPVPAEILDRDVRLPYRETPELVPAIREIYQNHQQHWDLYEACEDLVDLEDNFQFWRFRHLKTVARTIGMKVGTGGSSGVGFLQRALDLTFFPELYTVRTEIGG; the protein is encoded by the coding sequence ATGAGCACCGAGAACAACGAGCGCGAGCTCGAGGCCGGCATCGTCACCGATCTGTCCGGCCGCATGACCTACGGATCGTACCTGTCGCTCGACCAGCTGCTCACCGCGCAGAATCCGGTGAGCGTTCCCGAGCACCACGATGAGCTGCTGTTCATCATCCAGCATCAGACCACCGAGCTCTGGCTCAAGCAGCTGCTGCACGAGCTGTCGTCCGCGCGCGAGCTGCTCGCGAGCGACGACCTGCGCGAAGCGCTGAAGCGCGTCGCGCGCGTCAAGCGCATCCAGGACGTCATGACCCAGCAGTGGTCGATCCTCGCGACCCTGACCCCCACCGAGTACGCCCAGTTCCGAGGCGCGCTCGGCAACTCCTCGGGCTTCCAGTCGGTGCAGTACCGTGCCGTCGAGTTCGCACTCGGCAACAAGAACGAGAAGATGCTGAGCGTCTTCAGCGATCATCCCGCCAACCTCGCGCTGCTCACCGCCGAGTGGCACAAGCCCACGCTCTACGACGAGTTCCTGCGCTACGCGTCTCGCCGCGGCCTGCCGGTCCCGGCCGAGATCCTCGATCGGGACGTGCGCCTCCCTTACCGCGAAACTCCCGAGCTCGTGCCTGCGATCCGCGAGATCTACCAGAATCACCAGCAGCACTGGGACCTCTATGAAGCCTGCGAAGACCTCGTCGACCTCGAGGACAACTTCCAGTTCTGGCGCTTCCGCCATCTGAAGACCGTCGCCCGCACGATCGGCATGAAGGTCGGCACCGGCGGCTCGAGCGGAGTCGGTTTCCTGCAGCGCGCGCTCGACCTGACGTTCTTCCCCGAGCTGTACACCGTGCGCACCGAGATCGGCGGCTGA